In the genome of Campylobacter avium LMG 24591, the window GGCATAGGCGGCTTACCTAACATAGAAAAAAATTCTGTAACCTGTTTTGAAAAAGGTGCAAGAAAAATAACTCCGTTTTTTATTCCTTCGGCCTTAGTAAATATGCTAGGCGGCGTTATCTCTATAGAACACGGACTTAAAGGACCAAATTTAGCCTGTGTAACTGCTTGTGCTGCTAGCACCCATGCTATAGCTGAAGCCTACAAATCAATCGTACTTAAAAGCGCTGAAAGAATGCTAGTAATCGGTGCTGAGGCTGCTATTTGTCCGGTTGGCATAGGTGGCTTTGCTGCTATGAAAGCATTATCAACTAGAAATGACGAACCAGCCCTAGCCTCAAGGCCTTTTGACAAGCAAAGAGATGGCTTTGTGATGGGCGAGGGAGCGGCTGCTTTAGTGCTTGAGGATTATGAAGTGGCTAAGAAAAGAGGTGCTAGAATTTATGCTGAGTTAGTAGGTTACGGAGAAAGTGCTGACGCACACCACATCACATCTCCAACACTAGATGGCCCTCTAAGAGCCATGCAAAAAGCCTTAAAAATGGCTAATAATATACAAATAGACTATATAAACGCCCACGGTACCTCAACTCCAGCGAACGATAAAAACGAAACAGCT includes:
- a CDS encoding beta-ketoacyl-ACP synthase II, translated to MTRVVVTGMGMINALGLDKDSSFDAICSGKSGVDKITLFDTSDFPVQIAAEVKGFDPATIIDAKEIKKLDRFIQLGIKAAREAMQDANIEENCDKENFGVVSGAGIGGLPNIEKNSVTCFEKGARKITPFFIPSALVNMLGGVISIEHGLKGPNLACVTACAASTHAIAEAYKSIVLKSAERMLVIGAEAAICPVGIGGFAAMKALSTRNDEPALASRPFDKQRDGFVMGEGAAALVLEDYEVAKKRGARIYAELVGYGESADAHHITSPTLDGPLRAMQKALKMANNIQIDYINAHGTSTPANDKNETAAIKALFKDKIPLVSSTKGQTGHCLGAAGAIEAVISIMALNKSIIPPTINQIEKDEDCDLDYVANSARKLELNAVMSNSFGFGGTNGSLIFTKVR